Below is a genomic region from Lysobacter terrestris.
GAAGCGGCGTCCTGCAGTGCGTTCACCACGGCGAAGTGCTGCGACAGGCCGAGGTAATCGTTGCTGCAGAAGTTCAGCAACGAGCGTGGCTTGCCGCTGGCGTCGGCCACTTCCATGCGCGCGCCGTCGCGATGCATGACCGGACGCAGCGTGCGCAGGCGCGACGCGGCCGCGCGCTCGGCCCGCGCCGCGGCAATGCGCTCACGCCAGGACGCGCGGGCCATCTCAGGCCACCGCGCAGGGAATGGTTTTGGCGCGGACAGCCGTGTCCGCGGTTTCGAGCTCGACGCTCTCTAGAATCTCGGCGTGCACGGTCTCCCCCTGTTCAACGACCGGCATGGGCGTCAGGCCCAAGCGTCCGAACAATGCCATATCGCGTTCGGTGTCGGGGTTGCCGGTCGTCAGCAATTTCTCGCCGTAGAAGATGGAATTCGCACCGGCGAGGAAGCACAGCGCCTGCAATTCGTCGGACATGCTTTCGCGGCCGGCGGACAGCCGCACCATCGACTTCGGCATGAGGATGCGTGCAACTGCGACGGTGCGCACGAATTCGAACGGGTCGAGTTGCGCGGTACCCGCCAGCGGCGTGCCTTCGACCTGCACCAGGCGGTTGATCGGCACCGAATCCGGGTGCGCCGGCAGGTTGGCCAGCGTCTGCAGCAAGCCGGCGCGCTGGTCGCGCTGCTCGCCCATGCCGACGATGCCGCCGCAGCAGGTCTTCATGCCGACGTCGCGCACGTGCGCGAGCGTGTCCAGGCGGTCCTGCATCTCGCGGGTGTGGATGACCTCGCCGTAGAACTCCGGCGCGGTGTCGAGGTTGTGGTTGTAGTAGTCCAGGCCGGCGGCCTTCAACGCCTTGGCCTGCTCGCCGGACAGCATGCCCAGCGTCGCGCAGGTCTCCAGGCCCAGTGCCTTCACCTGCGAAATCATGTCGGCGACCTTGGGCATGTCGCGGTCCTTCGGCGAGCGCCAGGCCGCGCCCATGCAGAAGCGCGACGCGCCGGCGGCCTTGGCCTGCCTGGCCTTCTCCAGCACCGCTTCGGTCGACATCAGCTTGGTCGCGTCGACGCCGGTGTGGTAGCGCGCGGCCTGCGGGCAGTAGCCGCAGTCCTCGGGGCAGCCGCCGGTCTTGATCGACAGCAGGGTGCTGACCTGGACCTGGACCGGGTCGAAGTGGGCGCGGTGGACGCTGCCGGCGCGGTGCAGCAGTTCCGGGAAGGGCAGGTCGAACAGGGCGCGGACTTCCTCGCGGCTCCAGTCGTGGCGAAGTTCGGGCGAATTACCGACGGCAGGCATGGGGGTTTTCCGACAGACGTGGGCGGATCGGGCGGGCAGTCTGGAAACCATGGCCCTCCCTGTCAACCAAACGGACGCGCACTGGGTTGACGGCAACCCGGAGGCCCCCGGACCCTCGGTCCAGACCACCCGGCGCTGGCTGCACTGGCTGCGCGTGGACGCGGCGCGGCTGCTGTGGCCGAGTCGGTGCCAGGTCTGCACGGCGCCGGGACTGGAAGGGCTGGACCTGTGCGCCGCCTGCGCGGACGCCCTGCCCTGGAACCACACCGCCTGCCCGCGCTGCGCCCTGCCGCTGCCGGCGGCGGAGACCTGCGGCGACTGCCTGCGCCGCGCGACGGCCCTGGCGCGCCGGGGCCGGGTGCCGGCGCTGGACCGCGTCCACGCCGGCTTCGTCTATGCCGCGCCCGTCGACCGCCTGCTGCCGCGCTTCAAGTTCCACCGCGACCTGGCGGCAGGCGCGCTGCTGTCGCAGCTGCTGGCCGAGTCGACCGCCGGCCTGCCACGGCCGGACGCGTTGGTGCCGGTGCCCCTGCACCGCGCGCGACTGCGCCGCCGCGGGTACGACCAGGCGCTGGAACTGGCGCGCCCACTCGCCTGCGCGCTCGACCTGCCCCTGCGCGTCGACCTGCTGCAGCGGCTGCGCGCGACCGCGCCGCAGTCGGAACTCAGCGCCGCGGCGCGCCGGCGCAACCTGCGCGGGGCGTTCGCGGTGGCGCCGCACGCGCCGCTGCCGGCCCGCGTGGCACTGGTCGACGACGTGATGACGACCGGGGCGACCCTGCACGCCGCGGCCGACGCCCTGAAACGTGCCGGCGTGCAGCACGTGGAGGCGTGGGTGTGCGCGCGGGTGCCTTAGCGGTCCGCGATGCTCATGGCGTGGGCACGGGAATGGACACCTTGGCCGCGCGCCCGGAACCGATCACCGCCTCCGCGCGGATCTCCATCGGCGCATCCTGCGAATACAGCGCGGTGGTGCCCACGGCGGTCCAGGCGGGGTAACGGTCGCGGAAGAACTCGCCGTGCACCTTCAGCACCACGGCAATGCGTTCGCGGAATTCGGCGTGGTCGCGCGCGACGTGAAAGCTGTGCAGCTCGACCACGTCCTCGAGGCTGGCCCCGGCGGCTTCCAGGTGCCGTTGCAGCTGGCGGAAGGCCCAGCGGATCTTCTCTTCCTCGGTGCTCCCTTCGCTGGCGGGAATCCCCGACACGATCACGCGTTCGCCGAGCTTCACCACCGGCGAGTAGTGGATGGCGTGATAGGAGCCTTCCCAGCCCGGCGGGGCCAGGTGTTCGCGCGCGCTCGCCTGGGCGTGCGCGCCGCCGCAGGCGGCCAGGCCCGCCAGCAGCAGGAACGGGAAGCGGAGGGGCATGGACGACTCCATCGACGGCGGCGCAGGGCCGACATTGCCGCACGCGTCGCGCCCTTCGCGCTTTCGCAAAGTTGGCGGGATGGTGTCGCGGGATGGCGCGCCTGGAGGGATTCGAACCCCCGACCAATGGCTTCGGAAGCCACTACTCTATCCGGCTGAGCTACAGGCGCCTGATGAAAACCGCGCGATGGCGGGCATCGCGGGACCGGCATTCTAGCAGCGCCGGCGGCGCCTGCGGCTCCCGCGCTCAGACCGCCCGGCGCAGGGCGTCGCCGGAGTCGGTGAGCCAGCGCGAGAAATCGCCCAGCTCCATCGCCTTGGCGAACAGATGCCCCTGCACCACGTCGCAGTTGCGCACGCGCAGGGCTTCGAGGGTTTCCTCGTCCTCCACGCCCTCGGCCACGACGTGCAGGCCGAAGCGGTGGGCCAGGTCGATGATCAGCGAGGTGATGTCGGCGCAGGTGGCGTCGATCAGCATGCCGGAGACGAAGGATCGGTCGATCTTCAGCTCGTCGGCGGGGATGTCCTTGAAGTAGGCCAGGCACGAATAGCCGGTGCCGAAGTCGTCGATCGAGATCTTCACGCCCATGTCGCGGATGCGCGAGAGGATGCGGAAGCTGTGGCGCGGGTCCATCACCAGCGAGCGCTCGGTGATTTCCAGCACCAGTTGCACGTCGGGCGTCGCCCACAGGTTCAGCGCGTTCTCGACCAGGTCGGGCAGGTCGTCCTGGCCGACCAGTTCCGGCGGCACGTTCACCGCGACCCCGAACGGCACGTGCGGCAGCTTCCATTCGCCGGCATGGCGCAGCGCCGAGTTGAGCGCCCAGATCGTCATGCGCTTGATCTGCCCGGTCTGTTCGGCGATCGGGATGAACTGGCCTGGCGAGACCAGCCCGCGCGAGCGGTGCCGCCAGCGCATCAGCGCCTCGGCGCCGATCGGGACCAGGTCGGGCAGGCGCAGCTTGGGCTGGTAGACCAGGAACATCTCGCCGCGCTGCACGGCGCCGTCGAGTTCGATCTCCAGGTCCCACAGTTCGGACAGGCCGAGGTCGTCGCCGCTTTCCGGCGGGAACAACCAGCGCTGCCCGGTCGCGCGTGCCAGCTCCAGGCTTTTCTCGGCTTGCAGCAGCAGGAACTCGGCCTGCGTCGCGTGCAGCGGGCACAGCGCGACGCCGACCGTCGCGGTCATGCGCACGCGGCCGTTGCCGCCGTCGAAGGGCACCTCGAACAGGCGGAACAGCTTCTGCACGGCGAGCTCGGCGTGGCCGGCGTTCATCACCCCCGGCAGGATCAGCGCGAAGCGGTTGTCGCCGATGCGCGCGGCGTAGTCCTGCGTGCGCGCCATCGTATGCAGCTGCTGCGCGATGTGGCGCAGGGCGCGATCGCCGAAGTCGTAACCGTGCGCGGCATTCAGGCGGGCGAAGCCGTCGACGTCGACGACCACCAGCGCGAGGTTGGTCTTGCGCTCGTTGGCCAGGCCGACGTGGCGCCGCAGCAACGCCAGGAAGCTGCGGCGGTTGTGCAGGCCGGTGAGGTCGTCCTCGATGCTGCTCATCGTCGGTCCATCGGGTGCCGCCGCGCGCTCAATGCAGGAACAGTTCGACCGGGTCGATGCCGTAGGCACCGCTCGGCAAACCGCTCTTCACGCTCAAGGGCTGGCCTTTGTCGTCCTTGTCGACTTCGCCCAGGTCGAGCACGCGGAACTGCTGCAGCGGCGACTTGTCGGCGTCGAGCAGCAGCATCACCCGCGGGCGCAGGCGCTTGAGGCTGTGCACGTCGGTGACCACCGCGACCTGGCCGTTGGAGAGTTCCACCAGCGAGCCGGTCGGATAGATGCCGCAGTTCTGGATGAATTGCTCGACCAGCTCGGGCTGGAACAGCTTGCCGCGCTGCTGGTACAGCTCGTTCACCGCCAGGTGCGGCGAGCGGCCGGGGGCGTGCGGGCGCGCGTTGGTCATCGCGTCGTAGCTGTCGACGATGCCCATGATGCGACCGAAGATCGGGATGTCGCTGCCGTGCAGCTTCCACGGGTAGCCGCTGCCGTCGTGGCGCTCGTGGTGGGTGGCGACGATCTCGCGCAGCTTCGGCGACAGCCCCGGCGTGGAATCGATGATCTCCAGGCCGTGCTCCACGTGCTTGCGCACTTCCTCGAACTCGTCGCGCAGCAGCGGCGTGGTCTTGTGCAGCAGCCCGGTCGACACGCGGGTCTTGCCGACGTCGCAGAGCAGGCCCGACAGCGCCAGCAGCTGCAGCTCGGGGCGCTCCAGGCCGAGGTGGCGGCCGAAGCTGGCGGCGAGGATCGCGCAGCCCATGGCGTGCTGGTAGGCGTAATTGTCGCGCCGCTTCATCTCCTTGAGCCAGACGAAGGCGGTGGGATTGCGCAGGATCGAGTCGATCATCGCGTCGACGCCGTCCTTGAGCCGGTCCAGGTCGATGCGCTTGCCGTCCTGCAGGTCGGTCATCACCTCTTCGATCGACGCGGCCAGCGTGGCGTGCACGACTTCGGCCTGGCGCAGCTCGACCTGGACGTCGACCTGCGGTTCCCAGCGCGTCTTGCGCAGCGCCGCGACCTCGGCGGCGGCGCGGCCCTGGCGGATCGGATCGGGTTCGGCGAAGGCGAGGTAGCGCGGGTCCGGCGACGCGCCGAGTTCGACGTCGATCCAGACGTGGTTGCACAGGCGCTGCAGCATCGCGACCTCGTCCTCGGACGTGATCTTGATGCCCTGCATCAGGAAGGCGGTTTCCAGCCAGGGACGGTCGAGCCGGCTGACGTACATCCCCAACGTCAGACCCTGCACCGTGATCCTGACTTCCCTGGACTGGATGTCCATGTCGTTCCCCTAAGTCCTTGAGTAGCCTACGCCGGCGCGTGGCGCAGGCATAGTGCAGCGCGGGCCCACC
It encodes:
- the bioB gene encoding biotin synthase BioB, producing MPAVGNSPELRHDWSREEVRALFDLPFPELLHRAGSVHRAHFDPVQVQVSTLLSIKTGGCPEDCGYCPQAARYHTGVDATKLMSTEAVLEKARQAKAAGASRFCMGAAWRSPKDRDMPKVADMISQVKALGLETCATLGMLSGEQAKALKAAGLDYYNHNLDTAPEFYGEVIHTREMQDRLDTLAHVRDVGMKTCCGGIVGMGEQRDQRAGLLQTLANLPAHPDSVPINRLVQVEGTPLAGTAQLDPFEFVRTVAVARILMPKSMVRLSAGRESMSDELQALCFLAGANSIFYGEKLLTTGNPDTERDMALFGRLGLTPMPVVEQGETVHAEILESVELETADTAVRAKTIPCAVA
- a CDS encoding ComF family protein, whose translation is MALPVNQTDAHWVDGNPEAPGPSVQTTRRWLHWLRVDAARLLWPSRCQVCTAPGLEGLDLCAACADALPWNHTACPRCALPLPAAETCGDCLRRATALARRGRVPALDRVHAGFVYAAPVDRLLPRFKFHRDLAAGALLSQLLAESTAGLPRPDALVPVPLHRARLRRRGYDQALELARPLACALDLPLRVDLLQRLRATAPQSELSAAARRRNLRGAFAVAPHAPLPARVALVDDVMTTGATLHAAADALKRAGVQHVEAWVCARVP
- a CDS encoding Rid family hydrolase produces the protein MPLRFPFLLLAGLAACGGAHAQASAREHLAPPGWEGSYHAIHYSPVVKLGERVIVSGIPASEGSTEEEKIRWAFRQLQRHLEAAGASLEDVVELHSFHVARDHAEFRERIAVVLKVHGEFFRDRYPAWTAVGTTALYSQDAPMEIRAEAVIGSGRAAKVSIPVPTP
- a CDS encoding putative bifunctional diguanylate cyclase/phosphodiesterase — protein: MSSIEDDLTGLHNRRSFLALLRRHVGLANERKTNLALVVVDVDGFARLNAAHGYDFGDRALRHIAQQLHTMARTQDYAARIGDNRFALILPGVMNAGHAELAVQKLFRLFEVPFDGGNGRVRMTATVGVALCPLHATQAEFLLLQAEKSLELARATGQRWLFPPESGDDLGLSELWDLEIELDGAVQRGEMFLVYQPKLRLPDLVPIGAEALMRWRHRSRGLVSPGQFIPIAEQTGQIKRMTIWALNSALRHAGEWKLPHVPFGVAVNVPPELVGQDDLPDLVENALNLWATPDVQLVLEITERSLVMDPRHSFRILSRIRDMGVKISIDDFGTGYSCLAYFKDIPADELKIDRSFVSGMLIDATCADITSLIIDLAHRFGLHVVAEGVEDEETLEALRVRNCDVVQGHLFAKAMELGDFSRWLTDSGDALRRAV
- a CDS encoding HD-GYP domain-containing protein, encoding MDIQSREVRITVQGLTLGMYVSRLDRPWLETAFLMQGIKITSEDEVAMLQRLCNHVWIDVELGASPDPRYLAFAEPDPIRQGRAAAEVAALRKTRWEPQVDVQVELRQAEVVHATLAASIEEVMTDLQDGKRIDLDRLKDGVDAMIDSILRNPTAFVWLKEMKRRDNYAYQHAMGCAILAASFGRHLGLERPELQLLALSGLLCDVGKTRVSTGLLHKTTPLLRDEFEEVRKHVEHGLEIIDSTPGLSPKLREIVATHHERHDGSGYPWKLHGSDIPIFGRIMGIVDSYDAMTNARPHAPGRSPHLAVNELYQQRGKLFQPELVEQFIQNCGIYPTGSLVELSNGQVAVVTDVHSLKRLRPRVMLLLDADKSPLQQFRVLDLGEVDKDDKGQPLSVKSGLPSGAYGIDPVELFLH